A single Nocardioides bizhenqiangii DNA region contains:
- a CDS encoding ABC transporter permease, translating into MTAPQTTQLLESDTTQVHPLGPGAATGLLVLRNYVVYRDAWKLFITGFLEPVFYLLSIGIGVGALVEGFEVGGKEVSYATFVAPGMLAASAFNGALLDSTFNVFFKLKYTKLYDQMLATPLSTGDIARGEIAWGQLRGSSYAAMFLVVMLAMGLIESWWAVLALPAVLLIGFAFSAVCMAATTWMRNFQDFDKITLVQLPLFLFSATFFPVDTYSGPVRWIVECTPLYRGVVLCRELTTGTVSVASAVSVVYLLVMGVVGLMVVRRRLDTLLLT; encoded by the coding sequence ATGACCGCGCCCCAGACGACACAGCTGCTCGAGTCCGACACCACCCAGGTCCATCCACTCGGCCCGGGAGCCGCCACCGGGCTGCTGGTGCTGCGCAACTACGTGGTCTACCGCGATGCGTGGAAGCTCTTCATCACCGGGTTCCTCGAGCCGGTCTTCTACCTGCTGTCGATCGGCATCGGTGTCGGTGCGCTGGTCGAGGGCTTCGAGGTCGGCGGCAAGGAGGTCTCCTACGCCACCTTCGTGGCGCCCGGGATGCTCGCCGCGTCCGCGTTCAACGGCGCGCTGCTCGACTCGACGTTCAATGTCTTCTTCAAGCTGAAGTACACCAAGCTCTACGACCAGATGCTCGCCACACCGCTCTCGACCGGCGACATCGCGCGCGGCGAGATCGCCTGGGGACAGCTGCGCGGGTCGTCGTACGCCGCGATGTTCCTGGTGGTCATGCTCGCGATGGGACTGATCGAGTCGTGGTGGGCGGTGCTCGCGCTGCCGGCGGTGCTGCTCATCGGCTTCGCGTTCAGCGCGGTGTGCATGGCGGCGACCACCTGGATGCGCAACTTCCAGGACTTCGACAAGATCACCCTGGTCCAGCTGCCCCTCTTCTTGTTCTCCGCGACCTTCTTCCCGGTCGACACCTACTCGGGCCCGGTGCGCTGGATCGTCGAGTGCACGCCGCTCTACCGCGGCGTCGTGCTGTGCCGGGAGCTCACGACCGGCACGGTGTCGGTCGCCTCGGCGGTTTCGGTCGTCTACCTTCTGGTCATGGGTGTAGTGGGCCTGATGGTCGTACGCCGGCGGCTCGACACCCTGCTGCTGACCTGA
- a CDS encoding DM13 domain-containing protein: MSRKKAIWLSVGVVSLVVVVVALLLFQPWLLLIDDEVDEADDAGEVVGTASDGLSQTAFPSDQAGDQEGDEPRRVELAAAEFIDAEHGTSGRALLYLREDGSRYLRLEGFETSNGPDVHVWITDQQSGGDCEGCSDSWGIYDDGDYVKLGALKGNIGDQNYEIPDDADLSGMRSVVIWCDRFNVAFGTAAIA; the protein is encoded by the coding sequence ATGAGCCGCAAGAAGGCGATCTGGCTGAGTGTCGGCGTCGTGTCCCTCGTGGTCGTCGTGGTCGCGCTGCTGCTCTTCCAGCCGTGGCTGCTCCTCATCGACGACGAGGTCGACGAGGCCGATGACGCCGGTGAGGTGGTCGGCACGGCCTCGGACGGTCTGTCCCAGACCGCGTTCCCCAGTGACCAGGCCGGCGACCAGGAGGGGGACGAGCCGCGCCGGGTCGAGCTGGCCGCGGCGGAGTTCATCGACGCCGAGCACGGCACCTCCGGCCGGGCTCTGCTCTACCTCCGTGAGGACGGCAGCCGCTACCTGCGGCTCGAAGGCTTCGAGACGTCCAACGGCCCCGACGTCCACGTCTGGATCACCGACCAGCAGAGCGGCGGCGACTGCGAGGGCTGCAGCGACTCCTGGGGCATCTACGACGACGGCGACTACGTGAAGCTCGGCGCGCTCAAGGGCAACATCGGCGACCAGAACTACGAGATCCCCGACGACGCGGATCTCTCCGGCATGAGGTCGGTCGTCATCTGGTGCGACCGGTTCAACGTCGCCTTCGGCACCGCCGCGATCGCCTGA
- the ligD gene encoding non-homologous end-joining DNA ligase LigD: MGDLAPYRRMRNFGHTPEPAGADAARGNGERRFVVQRHRASRLHYDLRFEIDGVLVSWAVPKGPTLDPKTKRMAVHVEDHPIEYLHFEGVIPSGQYGGGDVIVWDTGTWEPAKTEDPAQALEQGELHAEMHGEKLRGRLVLVRRDDKSGDKEQWLLMHKKDEHAVPGWDPEEHPRSVLTGRTNDEVKDDPDRIWRSGAPADEAEVSMLPEPVDDEAIAALEGLGKQGTWEVFGRQLKVTNLDKVLFPGDPPVTKRELLAYVARIAPFSLPYLEGRAINLNRFPDGAGKKGFWHKELPKHAPEWLPRWDNPEADPGETTTYLVVDEPAALLWAANFGALEWHPWTSRTSAMHEPTYALIDLDPGERTSWEELLDLARLHRTALDHLGVVGRPKVTGKRGIQVWIPIRPGYTFDETRAWTERLSKTVGKVLPDLVSWKWEKKARGGLARLDYTQNAINKTLVAPYSTRPAAGAPVSVPIGWAELDDPDLRPDRWTIRTVLDRIEDRGDPFRALLGVEQDLPEIS, encoded by the coding sequence ATGGGCGACCTCGCGCCGTACCGCCGCATGCGGAACTTCGGTCATACGCCGGAGCCCGCCGGTGCGGACGCGGCCCGCGGCAACGGTGAGCGACGGTTCGTCGTCCAGCGCCATCGCGCGAGCCGGCTGCACTACGACCTTCGGTTCGAGATCGACGGAGTGCTCGTGAGCTGGGCGGTTCCGAAGGGGCCGACCCTCGATCCCAAGACCAAGCGGATGGCGGTGCACGTCGAGGATCACCCGATCGAGTACCTGCACTTCGAAGGCGTGATCCCGAGCGGACAGTACGGCGGCGGCGACGTCATCGTCTGGGACACCGGCACCTGGGAGCCGGCGAAGACCGAGGACCCGGCGCAGGCCCTCGAGCAGGGCGAGCTGCACGCCGAGATGCACGGTGAGAAGCTGCGCGGAAGGCTGGTGCTGGTGCGGCGCGACGACAAGTCGGGCGACAAGGAGCAGTGGCTGCTCATGCACAAGAAGGACGAGCACGCCGTGCCAGGCTGGGACCCCGAGGAGCACCCGCGCTCGGTGCTGACCGGTCGCACCAACGACGAGGTGAAGGACGACCCGGATCGGATCTGGCGGTCCGGCGCGCCCGCCGACGAGGCGGAGGTGTCGATGCTCCCCGAGCCGGTGGACGACGAGGCGATCGCGGCACTCGAGGGGCTCGGCAAGCAGGGCACCTGGGAGGTCTTCGGCCGACAGCTCAAGGTCACGAACCTCGACAAGGTGCTGTTCCCCGGCGACCCGCCGGTGACCAAGCGCGAGCTGCTGGCGTACGTCGCGCGGATCGCGCCGTTCTCGCTTCCCTACCTCGAGGGCCGCGCGATCAACCTCAACCGCTTCCCCGACGGCGCGGGGAAGAAGGGGTTCTGGCACAAGGAGCTGCCGAAGCACGCGCCGGAGTGGCTGCCGCGATGGGACAACCCGGAGGCGGACCCCGGCGAGACGACGACCTACCTCGTGGTCGACGAGCCGGCCGCGCTCCTCTGGGCTGCCAACTTCGGCGCGCTGGAGTGGCACCCGTGGACGTCCCGGACGTCGGCGATGCACGAGCCGACGTACGCCCTGATCGACCTCGACCCGGGTGAGCGGACCTCGTGGGAGGAGCTGCTCGACCTCGCCCGCCTGCACCGGACAGCGCTCGACCATCTCGGTGTCGTCGGACGACCGAAGGTGACCGGCAAGCGTGGCATCCAGGTCTGGATCCCGATCCGCCCCGGCTACACCTTCGACGAGACCCGGGCATGGACCGAGCGACTGTCGAAGACCGTCGGCAAGGTCCTGCCCGACCTGGTCAGCTGGAAGTGGGAGAAGAAGGCCCGCGGCGGCCTGGCCCGCCTCGACTACACCCAGAACGCGATCAACAAGACGCTGGTGGCGCCGTACTCGACGCGTCCGGCGGCGGGTGCGCCGGTTTCCGTGCCGATCGGCTGGGCCGAGCTCGACGATCCCGACCTGCGACCGGACCGGTGGACGATCCGCACCGTCCTCGACCGGATCGAGGACCGCGGCGACCCGTTCCGCGCGCTGCTCGGCGTGGAGCAGGACCTGCCCGAGATCAGCTGA
- a CDS encoding DinB family protein: MTIYSGTKEFEGATFVKASFKGATLRFSDVSGVTMRSVDVDGLDIDSHDLFFGSLFVNGVDVVPLVDAELNRQFPGRELQKAETPESLREAWVAVQSAWQTTVAGTPPDLVDAHVEDEWSLAQTLRHLILATDAWLRGGILRMQQPFHEVGQIFTGADEMGFDMSIFRVEPPAYEEILEVRAERQRLVTDFLATATAELLAEERENPWGGDDWRPSVGDCIRVILEEEWAHLRYIRRDLARLR; the protein is encoded by the coding sequence ATGACGATCTATTCCGGCACGAAGGAGTTCGAAGGCGCGACCTTCGTCAAGGCGAGCTTCAAGGGTGCCACCCTGCGATTCTCCGATGTCAGCGGTGTGACGATGCGCAGCGTCGATGTGGACGGACTCGACATCGACAGCCACGACCTGTTCTTCGGCAGCCTCTTCGTCAATGGGGTTGACGTGGTGCCTCTCGTGGACGCCGAGCTCAACCGGCAGTTCCCAGGCCGCGAGCTGCAGAAGGCGGAGACTCCCGAAAGCCTGCGCGAGGCTTGGGTCGCTGTGCAGTCCGCGTGGCAGACGACGGTGGCGGGCACGCCGCCGGACCTGGTGGACGCCCACGTCGAGGACGAGTGGTCCTTGGCCCAGACCCTGCGGCACCTCATCCTGGCGACCGACGCCTGGCTCCGCGGCGGGATCCTGCGGATGCAGCAGCCGTTCCACGAGGTCGGCCAGATCTTCACCGGTGCCGACGAGATGGGCTTCGACATGTCGATCTTCCGCGTGGAACCGCCGGCCTACGAGGAGATCCTAGAGGTCCGTGCCGAGCGACAGCGCCTGGTGACCGACTTCCTGGCCACGGCCACTGCCGAGCTGCTCGCGGAGGAACGCGAGAACCCGTGGGGCGGCGATGACTGGCGTCCGAGCGTCGGTGACTGCATCCGCGTGATCCTGGAGGAGGAGTGGGCGCACCTGCGCTACATCCGACGGGATCTCGCTCGTCTGCGTTGA
- a CDS encoding NHL repeat-containing protein: MKALPFADFAVAAGSGVWVSGVDPGAVRYDGASGAITARVEVPGEVVQALAATQDEVLIPVVFPDQLLRLDGTTGKVLARVELPDEPLREGAVGIDGDVGYVLVDVLDPRILVIEGDRITDEIPAPDGATAVRAGSGSLWVPTSGHTVERYSLKEETWKSIAVGPDPRFLDVGFGAVWVMNQGDGSVTRIDARTGTAETLPVTGEPIGGGDLTVGAGAVWLRTDSQVARIDPSTHAVTHVIDLPPGSASAAATDDLLVITNHDHDAVHLVPLPLPIS; encoded by the coding sequence GTGAAAGCCCTCCCCTTCGCGGACTTCGCGGTCGCCGCCGGCAGCGGAGTGTGGGTCTCCGGTGTGGACCCGGGCGCCGTGCGGTACGACGGCGCGTCGGGCGCGATCACGGCGCGGGTCGAGGTCCCCGGCGAGGTGGTCCAGGCTCTGGCGGCCACCCAGGACGAGGTGCTCATCCCGGTTGTCTTCCCTGACCAGCTGCTGCGGCTCGACGGAACCACCGGGAAGGTGCTCGCCCGGGTGGAGCTGCCGGACGAGCCGTTGCGGGAGGGCGCAGTGGGCATCGACGGCGACGTGGGCTACGTCCTCGTCGATGTCCTCGACCCCCGGATCCTCGTCATCGAGGGCGATCGCATCACCGACGAGATCCCCGCGCCGGACGGTGCGACCGCGGTCCGCGCCGGGTCCGGATCACTGTGGGTCCCGACTTCCGGCCACACCGTCGAGCGCTACTCCTTGAAGGAGGAGACCTGGAAGTCCATCGCGGTCGGCCCGGACCCCCGGTTCCTCGACGTCGGGTTCGGCGCAGTGTGGGTGATGAACCAGGGCGACGGATCGGTCACCCGGATCGACGCCCGGACCGGCACGGCCGAGACACTGCCGGTCACGGGCGAGCCCATCGGCGGTGGCGACCTCACGGTCGGAGCCGGTGCGGTGTGGCTCCGCACTGACTCGCAGGTCGCGAGGATCGACCCGAGCACCCATGCGGTCACCCACGTCATCGACCTGCCGCCGGGCAGCGCGAGCGCAGCGGCGACCGACGACCTCCTCGTGATCACCAACCACGACCACGACGCGGTGCACCTGGTGCCGTTGCCCCTGCCCATTTCGTGA
- a CDS encoding IclR family transcriptional regulator, translated as MGQVPAATRALRVLRFLAAQPEPVPLERVTAAVGLPRSSAYHLLTAMVEEGFVVHLPEERRYGVGVAAFEVGSGYARQEPLQRIARRPLAMLVDQIGQSAHLAVLHGRDVLYVLEERAPGRPPLVTDVGVRLPAHLTASGRAILARLPAAQVRALYPDRSAFVDRTGIGPQSLTALRSVLADTRRRGHAREDGEVTPGLASVAAPVLDHNQHPVAGVAVTFPADVADVAVLAAAVARTAEQLGRRLGGR; from the coding sequence ATGGGCCAGGTCCCGGCCGCAACGCGCGCCCTGCGGGTGCTGCGGTTCCTGGCCGCGCAGCCGGAGCCGGTCCCGCTGGAGCGGGTGACGGCCGCGGTCGGGCTCCCGCGCTCATCGGCCTACCACCTGCTCACCGCCATGGTCGAGGAGGGCTTCGTCGTGCACCTGCCCGAGGAGCGGAGGTACGGCGTCGGCGTGGCCGCGTTCGAGGTCGGCTCCGGCTACGCCCGCCAGGAGCCCCTGCAGCGGATCGCCCGGCGACCGCTCGCGATGCTGGTCGACCAGATCGGCCAGTCGGCGCACCTCGCGGTCCTCCACGGGCGCGACGTGCTCTACGTGCTCGAGGAGCGCGCGCCCGGCCGGCCGCCGCTGGTGACAGATGTCGGCGTCAGGCTGCCCGCCCACCTCACCGCCAGCGGCCGGGCGATCCTCGCCCGGCTGCCGGCCGCCCAGGTGCGCGCGCTCTACCCGGACCGGTCGGCCTTCGTCGATCGCACCGGCATCGGGCCGCAGTCGCTCACCGCGCTTCGTTCGGTCCTCGCCGACACCCGGCGTCGTGGGCATGCCCGCGAGGACGGCGAGGTCACCCCCGGCCTCGCGAGCGTGGCCGCGCCCGTGCTCGACCACAACCAGCACCCGGTGGCCGGCGTCGCCGTCACGTTCCCGGCGGACGTGGCCGACGTCGCCGTACTCGCCGCAGCGGTGGCGCGCACTGCGGAGCAGCTGGGCCGTCGGCTCGGCGGGCGCTGA
- a CDS encoding TIGR03086 family metal-binding protein: MTYSKTVVLPVTPDEAFALITEPERLRRWMTVTAYVDLRAGGDYRWTVSPGHRAGGTVREVEPGRRVVLGWGWVGDATPDVDGSTVILTVEPDDNGSRVTLVHEGLTPEEEAGHAEGWAHFLERLEAAGATGDAGQDPWHWAPKDLTPVVAAEAALAAIQPVLRAITDADAERRTPCPELPVGLLVDHLETSMAGLGAMAGATVERTEGSAEHRVSTVAAQTITAWHAIDPDGTVEGPVGEMPASVAAALLSAEILLHGWDLAEAMGLTVRVSDEVVGYIRGLSEPILPTARGRSFADEVPAAADAPPLDRFAAFAGRPKPVPVAG; this comes from the coding sequence ATGACCTACTCGAAGACCGTCGTCCTGCCGGTGACACCCGACGAGGCGTTCGCACTGATCACCGAGCCGGAGCGGCTGCGGCGCTGGATGACCGTGACGGCGTACGTCGACCTGCGGGCGGGCGGCGACTACCGCTGGACCGTTTCCCCCGGCCATCGCGCGGGCGGCACCGTCCGGGAGGTCGAGCCCGGGCGCCGGGTCGTGCTCGGCTGGGGCTGGGTGGGCGATGCGACGCCGGACGTCGACGGGTCCACCGTGATCCTGACCGTCGAGCCCGATGACAACGGTTCCCGGGTGACCCTGGTCCACGAGGGCCTCACGCCCGAGGAGGAGGCCGGACACGCCGAGGGGTGGGCCCACTTCCTCGAGCGGCTCGAAGCCGCCGGAGCCACGGGCGACGCGGGCCAGGACCCGTGGCACTGGGCGCCGAAGGACCTCACTCCTGTGGTGGCCGCCGAGGCCGCACTCGCGGCGATCCAGCCGGTCCTGCGCGCGATCACCGATGCCGACGCGGAGCGCCGTACGCCGTGCCCCGAGCTGCCGGTCGGACTGCTCGTCGACCACCTCGAGACCTCGATGGCCGGCCTCGGCGCCATGGCCGGCGCCACCGTCGAGCGGACCGAGGGTTCGGCAGAGCACCGGGTGTCGACCGTCGCCGCCCAGACGATCACCGCCTGGCACGCCATCGATCCCGACGGCACCGTCGAAGGCCCGGTCGGCGAGATGCCCGCGAGCGTCGCGGCCGCCCTGCTGAGCGCGGAGATCCTCCTGCACGGATGGGACCTTGCCGAGGCCATGGGGCTGACCGTCCGGGTCTCGGACGAGGTCGTCGGCTACATCCGCGGCCTCTCCGAGCCGATCCTGCCGACGGCGCGCGGCCGCTCGTTCGCCGACGAGGTACCGGCTGCGGCCGACGCCCCGCCGCTCGACCGGTTCGCGGCCTTCGCCGGGCGCCCGAAGCCGGTGCCGGTCGCCGGCTGA
- a CDS encoding ArsR/SmtB family transcription factor, translating into MDAFSAAAEPNRRRILQLLASAPQTVSDIAAEFPVTRSAVSQHLLLLADAGLVTAEKVGRQRIYRVDPEGLRSLQAEIDRFWTDELDLLVADAHHLRSTQ; encoded by the coding sequence ATGGACGCGTTCAGTGCGGCAGCGGAGCCCAACCGGCGCCGCATCCTGCAGCTGCTCGCGTCCGCGCCGCAGACCGTCAGCGACATCGCTGCCGAGTTCCCCGTGACGCGATCGGCCGTCAGCCAGCACCTGCTGCTGCTGGCCGACGCCGGACTGGTGACGGCCGAGAAGGTCGGCCGCCAACGGATCTACCGCGTCGACCCCGAGGGCCTGCGCTCGCTGCAGGCCGAGATCGACCGGTTCTGGACCGACGAGCTCGACCTGCTCGTTGCCGACGCCCACCACCTGAGGAGCACGCAATGA
- the hutH gene encoding histidine ammonia-lyase: MEHKYVEVGVGPVSFADVVAVARDGAAVRLAPEALTAIDRARGVVEELAASATPAYGVSTGFGALATRHIAPELRTQLQRSLVRSHAAGSGPEVEREVVRGLMLLRLSTLATGHTGVRRETAELLAGLLTNGITPVVYEYGSLGCSGDLAPLAHCALALMGEGDVRGADGNLAPAADALAAAGLAPVELAEKEGLALINGTDGMLGMLVLAITDLRRLLRTADIAAAMSVEAQLATDRVFAPELQALRPHPGQADAAANLVALLADSGVVASHRGPDCNRVQDAYSLRCSPQVHGAGRDTVEHAAVVAGRELASAVDNPVVVFDGSRDGRLESNGNFHGAPVAYVLDFLAIVAADVASISERRTDRFLDKSRNHGLPPFLADDPGVDSGHMIAQYTQAAIVSELKRLANPASVDSIPSSAMQEDHVSMGWSAARKLRRSVDGLTQVVAIEILTAARALDIRAPLEPSPATAAVVRRLRDAGIAGPGPDRHLSPEIATAVSLVHSGEVLAAAASVIGELR; encoded by the coding sequence ATGGAGCACAAGTACGTCGAGGTCGGTGTCGGTCCGGTCTCGTTCGCCGACGTGGTCGCGGTCGCGCGTGACGGTGCCGCGGTCCGGCTGGCCCCGGAGGCACTGACGGCGATCGACCGGGCGCGGGGAGTGGTCGAGGAGCTCGCGGCGTCGGCGACGCCGGCGTACGGCGTCTCGACCGGCTTCGGCGCGCTCGCCACCCGGCACATCGCCCCCGAGCTGCGCACCCAGCTGCAGCGCTCGCTGGTCCGGTCGCACGCAGCCGGCTCGGGACCGGAGGTCGAGCGGGAGGTCGTCCGCGGCCTGATGTTGCTGCGGCTGTCGACGCTGGCGACCGGCCACACCGGCGTACGGCGGGAGACCGCCGAGCTGCTCGCCGGCCTGCTGACGAACGGCATCACCCCGGTGGTCTACGAGTACGGGTCGCTCGGCTGCTCCGGCGACCTGGCGCCGCTGGCACACTGCGCGCTCGCGCTGATGGGGGAGGGCGACGTCCGTGGCGCCGACGGCAACCTGGCCCCCGCCGCCGACGCGCTCGCCGCCGCCGGGCTCGCGCCGGTCGAGCTGGCCGAGAAGGAGGGCCTCGCCCTCATCAACGGCACCGACGGGATGCTCGGCATGCTCGTGCTCGCCATCACCGACCTCCGCCGGCTGCTACGCACCGCCGACATCGCCGCGGCCATGTCGGTCGAGGCCCAGCTCGCCACCGACCGGGTGTTCGCGCCGGAGCTCCAGGCGCTGCGGCCGCACCCCGGACAGGCCGACGCGGCCGCCAACCTGGTCGCCCTGCTCGCCGACTCCGGCGTCGTCGCCTCGCACCGTGGGCCGGACTGCAACCGGGTGCAGGACGCCTACTCGCTGCGGTGCTCCCCGCAGGTCCACGGCGCCGGCCGCGACACCGTGGAGCACGCCGCCGTCGTCGCCGGCCGCGAGCTGGCCAGCGCGGTCGACAACCCCGTGGTGGTCTTCGATGGGTCTCGTGACGGCCGGCTGGAGAGCAACGGCAATTTCCACGGCGCACCGGTCGCCTACGTGCTCGACTTCCTCGCGATCGTGGCAGCGGACGTCGCCTCGATCAGCGAACGGCGTACCGACCGGTTCCTCGACAAGTCCCGCAACCACGGACTGCCGCCGTTCCTGGCCGACGACCCGGGCGTCGACAGCGGGCACATGATCGCGCAGTACACGCAGGCCGCGATCGTCTCGGAGCTCAAGCGGCTCGCCAACCCCGCCAGCGTCGACTCCATCCCGTCGAGCGCGATGCAGGAGGACCACGTCTCGATGGGCTGGTCCGCCGCCCGCAAGCTGCGCCGCTCGGTCGACGGCCTCACCCAGGTGGTCGCCATCGAGATCCTCACCGCCGCCCGGGCGCTCGACATCCGGGCGCCGCTCGAGCCCTCGCCGGCGACCGCTGCCGTCGTCCGACGGCTGCGGGACGCCGGCATCGCCGGACCCGGGCCCGACCGTCACCTCTCGCCCGAGATCGCGACCGCCGTCTCGCTCGTCCACAGCGGCGAGGTGCTCGCCGCCGCCGCATCCGTGATCGGAGAACTGCGATGA
- the hutU gene encoding urocanate hydratase, translating to MTAQPNNPRLPIHAPHGTELSAKSWQTEAPLRMLMNNLDPEVAERPDDLVVYGGTGKAARSWEAYDAILRTLRDLESDETLLVQSGKPVGVMRTHEWVPRVLIANSNLVGDWANWEEFRRLEDLGLTMYGQMTAGSWIYIGTQGILQGTFETFAAVADKRFGGTLAGTLTVTAGLGGMGGAQPLAVTMNDGVVICIECDQSRITRRIEHRYLDEQAADLDDAVRRALAAKESRTPLSIGVLGNAAELLPRLLEMDVAVDIVTDQTSAHDPLFYLPVGVEFENWEAQRTTDPVGFTKAAQASMATHVAAMVGFLDKGAEVFDYGNSIRDEARKGGFDRAFDFPGFVPAYIRPLFCEGKGPFRWAALSGDPADIAATDRAILELFPDNARLRKWITLAQERVHYQGLPARICWLGYGERHLAGLRFNEMVASGELKAPVVIGRDHLDCGSVASPYRETEGMIDGSDAIADWPLLNALVNTASGATWVSIHHGGGVGMGRSIHAGQVCVADGTELAAQKIERVLTNDPGMGVIRHVDAGYDRADEVAAERGVKIPR from the coding sequence ATGACCGCACAGCCGAACAACCCCCGACTGCCGATCCACGCCCCGCACGGCACCGAGCTCAGCGCCAAGTCCTGGCAGACCGAGGCGCCGCTGCGGATGCTCATGAACAACCTCGACCCCGAGGTCGCCGAGCGTCCCGACGACCTCGTCGTCTACGGCGGCACCGGCAAGGCCGCCCGCAGCTGGGAGGCGTACGACGCGATCCTGCGCACCCTGCGCGACCTCGAGTCCGACGAGACCCTCCTGGTGCAGAGCGGCAAGCCGGTCGGCGTGATGCGCACCCACGAGTGGGTGCCGCGGGTGCTGATCGCCAACTCCAACCTGGTCGGCGACTGGGCGAACTGGGAGGAGTTCCGCCGGCTCGAGGACCTCGGGCTGACCATGTACGGCCAGATGACCGCCGGCTCGTGGATCTACATCGGCACCCAGGGCATCCTCCAGGGCACCTTCGAGACCTTTGCCGCCGTCGCCGACAAGCGGTTCGGCGGGACCCTTGCCGGCACGCTCACCGTCACCGCGGGACTCGGCGGCATGGGCGGCGCCCAGCCGCTCGCCGTCACAATGAACGACGGCGTCGTGATCTGCATCGAGTGCGACCAGTCCCGGATCACGCGGCGGATCGAGCACCGCTACCTCGACGAGCAGGCAGCCGACCTCGACGACGCCGTCCGGCGCGCGCTCGCGGCCAAGGAGTCCCGCACGCCGCTGTCGATCGGCGTGCTCGGCAACGCGGCCGAGCTGCTGCCGCGACTGCTGGAGATGGACGTCGCCGTCGACATCGTCACCGACCAGACCTCGGCGCACGACCCGCTGTTCTACCTGCCGGTCGGCGTGGAGTTCGAGAACTGGGAGGCACAGCGCACCACCGACCCGGTCGGTTTCACCAAGGCGGCGCAGGCGTCGATGGCGACCCACGTCGCGGCCATGGTCGGCTTCCTCGACAAGGGCGCGGAGGTCTTCGACTACGGCAACTCGATCCGCGACGAGGCGCGCAAGGGTGGCTTCGACCGGGCGTTCGACTTCCCGGGGTTCGTGCCGGCGTACATCCGGCCGCTGTTCTGCGAGGGCAAGGGCCCGTTCCGCTGGGCCGCGCTGTCCGGCGACCCTGCCGACATCGCCGCGACCGACCGCGCCATCCTCGAGCTGTTCCCCGACAACGCACGACTGAGGAAGTGGATCACCCTGGCCCAGGAGCGGGTCCACTACCAGGGCCTGCCCGCGCGGATCTGCTGGCTCGGCTACGGCGAGCGGCACCTCGCCGGCCTCAGGTTCAACGAGATGGTCGCGTCCGGCGAGCTGAAGGCGCCGGTCGTGATCGGCCGCGACCACCTCGACTGCGGTTCGGTCGCCTCGCCGTACCGCGAGACCGAGGGCATGATCGACGGCTCCGACGCCATCGCCGACTGGCCGCTGCTCAATGCGCTGGTCAACACGGCGTCGGGCGCGACCTGGGTGTCGATCCACCACGGTGGCGGGGTCGGCATGGGACGCTCGATCCATGCCGGACAGGTGTGCGTCGCCGACGGCACCGAGCTCGCGGCGCAGAAGATCGAGCGGGTGCTCACCAACGACCCGGGCATGGGCGTGATCCGGCACGTCGACGCCGGCTACGACCGCGCGGACGAGGTCGCGGCCGAGCGGGGCGTGAAGATCCCCCGATGA